One Tenebrio molitor chromosome 2, icTenMoli1.1, whole genome shotgun sequence genomic region harbors:
- the LOC138123086 gene encoding uncharacterized protein isoform X2: MTVNSQSGPRSPRPPDDLISTATSALRRLHFKTGRNATKNSAKQSQSVPKVIVMGSSTASETTINTSTDSSNTIVTTVTATDGEATEDSLDITEPVDYFNSDNMTDGNKILQPVPVSPKTPNTAKQQTPPTAKADSKFNFDVETPKAVLLKEENRFIFDANEVNCIPEEKSVEKLMEEQIEALKMDARRRNSYKAAAQNDFHKMSIDRTIEKTSPKEYRRSYKAAPHGDLEKTSPKEHRRSVRKRLEVDGKEKPERTSPKRRAERTLTSSPETNEDSPKPKHRHKKSSRRHHSPNKPREKFSYDEKHIAKYREKARMTPPLPDLRVDFFNETVDGCQVDSLHVSGEKRGSVCLNKCLREVGAQLEASATSPINVTTNPLENSVHFGGRKAPQATIVVQQPSLSLDHSNVSTILLKNGSEFVSNVESAGNKLSFKRQKEENMKQLLDVANNLTLEEIHDFEMRYGSPHHNRSQSVKTPGRSSGRPNYLCLPQQRSRVASMPNTGVEEEYYRLRHFSITGKGVVNRGDSLKSRRSRSNNSVASSNSSTEQLPGAVSAAGSARTSASCSLASSRESSTSAPGPTPYKVLMLGGPAVGKSSLVSQFMTSEYLHAYDTSIDDESGEKSVSVLLAGEESELTFIDFATADLSPDSCINKYTDPNAYCVVYSSADRSSLACAEKILQTLWTLDTISTKAVILVANKADLVRSKVVSTEEGKSMATSYDCKYIETSVGINHNVDELLVGILTQIRLKLENPERSRDLFRKRSSSKKNLNRNRSPASGTGTPTGSAQNSPKKYRGSRTSASLKVRNLLGKVWARDSKSKSCENLHVL; this comes from the exons ATGACCGTCAATTCGCAGTCGGGCCCCAGATCTCCCCGACCTCCCGACGACCTCATTAGCACTGCCACCTCTGCCCTCCGACGCCTTCACTTCAAAACTGGAAGAAACGCCACCAAGAACTCCGCCAAACAG tcACAGTCGGTCCCGAAAGTGATTGTGATGGGTTCGAGTACTGCTTCAGAAACTACCATCAATACCAGCACTGACAGTTCTAATACCATTGTAACGACAGTAACAGCAACTGACGGGGAGGCTACTGAAGACAGCTTGGATATCACCGAACCAGTAGATTATTTCAACTCAGACAACATGACAGATGGTAACAAGATCCTCCAACCAGTTCCTGTATCGCCAAAAACACCAAACACCGCAAAGCAACAAACACCTCCGACAGCCAAAGCAGATAGCAAGTTCAATTTCGACGTCGAAACGCCCAAAGCTGTGCTGCTGAAGGAAGAGAACAGGTTCATCTTCGACGCGAACGAGGTTAATTGCATTCCTGAGGAGAAGAGTGTGGAGAAGCTGATGGAGGAGCAGATCGAGGCGTTGAAGATGGACGCTCGAAGACGAAACAGCTACAAAGCGGCAGCACAAAACGACTTCCACAAGATGTCAATTGATAGAACAATAGAGAAAACCAGTCCTAAAGAGTACAGAAGGAGCTACAAGGCTGCGCCTCATGGAGACCTGGAGAAGACTAGTCCTAAGGAGCACCGACGAAGCGTGAGGAAGAGGCTGGAGGTGGACGGCAAAGAGAAGCCGGAGAGGACCTCTCCGAAGCGCAGAGCCGAAAGGACTCTGACCTCCTCCCCGGAGACCAACGAGGATTCTCCCAAGCCTAAGCACCGACACAAGAAGAGCAGCCGTCGTCACCACTCCCCCAACAAGCCGCGGGAGAAGTTCAGCTACGACGAGAAACACATAGCCAAGTATCGGGAAAAGGCTCGTATGACCCCGCCTTTACCAGACCTCCGCGTAGACTTCTTCAACGAAACGGTGGATGGTTGCCAAGTGGATTCGTTGCATGTTTCCGGCGAAAAGCGCGGCAGCGTGTGTCTCAACAAATGTTTACGAGAGGTGGGGGCCCAGCTTGAAGCATCTGCCACATCACCTATAAATGTTACTACTAATCCTTTGGAAAATTCAGTGCACTTTGGTGGCCGTAAAGCTCCGCAAGCTACCATTGTCGTTCAACAGCCGTCGCTCAGTTTGGATCACTCGAACGTGTCTACGATCCTGCTGAAAAACGGAAGTGAATTCGTGTCGAACGTGGAAAGTGCAGGGAATAAGTTGAGTTTCAAGAGACAGAAAGAAGAAAACATGAAGCAGCTGCTGGACGTCGCGAATAATCTGACACTGGAAGAGATTCACGATTTCGAAATGAG GTACGGCAGTCCGCACCACAATCGATCCCAGTCGGTGAAGACTCCGGGACGTTCTTCCGGCAGACCGAATTATCTGTGTTTGCCCCAGCAAAGGTCTCGAGTGGCGTCGATGCCCAACACGGGCGTTGAAGAGGAGTATTATCGGCTGCGACACTTCTCGATCACTGGAAAGGGCGTCGTCAATAGAGGTGACAGTCTGAAAAGCCGCAGATCCAGGTCCAATAATTCGGTGGCTTCCAGCAATTCGAG caCAGAGCAGCTTCCTGGCGCGGTGTCAGCAGCAGGATCGGCACGTACATCCGCTTCCTGCAGTCTGGCGTCCTCGAGGGAGTCCTCTACGAGCGCCCCCGGACCCACCCCGTACAAAGTCCTGATGTTGGGAGGCCCGGCCGTCGGCAAATCCTCACTGGTTTCCCAGTTTATGACTTCCGAGTATCTTCACGCTTACGACACCAGCATAG ATGATGAAAGCGGCGAGAAATCCGTGTCCGTTCTGTTGGCCGGAGAAGAGTCCGAACTCACTTTTATAGATTTCGCCACGGCTGACCTGTCG cCCGACAGCTGTATAAATAAGTACACGGACCCTAACGCGTACTGCGTCGTTTACTCGAGTGCAGACCGCTCCAGTCTCGCCTGTGCAGAAAAAATCCTTCAGACCCTGTGGACACTGGACACCATCAGCACGAAGGCAGTTATCCTAGTTGCAAACAAAGCCGATCTCGTCAGGTCCAAAGTCGTCTCGACCGAAG AGGGAAAATCGATGGCGACGTCGTACGATTGCAAGTACATAGAGACATCTGTGGGCATCAATCACAACGTGGACGAACTGCTGGTAGGAATCCTCACTCAGATCCGCTTGAAATTGGAAAACCCGGAGAGATCGAGGGATCTGTTCCGCAAGAGGAGCTCGTCGAAGAAGAATCTGAACAGGAACAGGTCTCCGGCTTCCGGGACCGGAACGCCGACGGGAAGCGCCCAAAACTCGCCGAAGAAGTACAGGGGTTCGCGCACATCGGCCAGCCTCAAAGTCAGGAATTTGCTGGGGAAGGTCTGGGCGAGGGACAGCAAGTCGAAATCGTGCGAAAATCTGCACGTCTTGTAA
- the LOC138123086 gene encoding uncharacterized protein isoform X1 — MTVNSQSGPRSPRPPDDLISTATSALRRLHFKTGRNATKNSAKQSQSVPKVIVMGSSTASETTINTSTDSSNTIVTTVTATDGEATEDSLDITEPVDYFNSDNMTDGNKILQPVPVSPKTPNTAKQQTPPTAKADSKFNFDVETPKAVLLKEENRFIFDANEVNCIPEEKSVEKLMEEQIEALKMDARRRNSYKAAAQNDFHKMSIDRTIEKTSPKEYRRSYKAAPHGDLEKTSPKEHRRSVRKRLEVDGKEKPERTSPKRRAERTLTSSPETNEDSPKPKHRHKKSSRRHHSPNKPREKFSYDEKHIAKYREKARMTPPLPDLRVDFFNETVDGCQVDSLHVSGEKRGSVCLNKCLREVGAQLEASATSPINVTTNPLENSVHFGGRKAPQATIVVQQPSLSLDHSNVSTILLKNGSEFVSNVESAGNKLSFKRQKEENMKQLLDVANNLTLEEIHDFEMRYGSPHHNRSQSVKTPGRSSGRPNYLCLPQQRSRVASMPNTGVEEEYYRLRHFSITGKGVVNRGDSLKSRRSRSNNSVASSNSSTEQLPGAVSAAGSARTSASCSLASSRESSTSAPGPTPYKVLMLGGPAVGKSSLVSQFMTSEYLHAYDTSIDSENCHGISLRIEFVSGEVNKQDDESGEKSVSVLLAGEESELTFIDFATADLSPDSCINKYTDPNAYCVVYSSADRSSLACAEKILQTLWTLDTISTKAVILVANKADLVRSKVVSTEEGKSMATSYDCKYIETSVGINHNVDELLVGILTQIRLKLENPERSRDLFRKRSSSKKNLNRNRSPASGTGTPTGSAQNSPKKYRGSRTSASLKVRNLLGKVWARDSKSKSCENLHVL; from the exons ATGACCGTCAATTCGCAGTCGGGCCCCAGATCTCCCCGACCTCCCGACGACCTCATTAGCACTGCCACCTCTGCCCTCCGACGCCTTCACTTCAAAACTGGAAGAAACGCCACCAAGAACTCCGCCAAACAG tcACAGTCGGTCCCGAAAGTGATTGTGATGGGTTCGAGTACTGCTTCAGAAACTACCATCAATACCAGCACTGACAGTTCTAATACCATTGTAACGACAGTAACAGCAACTGACGGGGAGGCTACTGAAGACAGCTTGGATATCACCGAACCAGTAGATTATTTCAACTCAGACAACATGACAGATGGTAACAAGATCCTCCAACCAGTTCCTGTATCGCCAAAAACACCAAACACCGCAAAGCAACAAACACCTCCGACAGCCAAAGCAGATAGCAAGTTCAATTTCGACGTCGAAACGCCCAAAGCTGTGCTGCTGAAGGAAGAGAACAGGTTCATCTTCGACGCGAACGAGGTTAATTGCATTCCTGAGGAGAAGAGTGTGGAGAAGCTGATGGAGGAGCAGATCGAGGCGTTGAAGATGGACGCTCGAAGACGAAACAGCTACAAAGCGGCAGCACAAAACGACTTCCACAAGATGTCAATTGATAGAACAATAGAGAAAACCAGTCCTAAAGAGTACAGAAGGAGCTACAAGGCTGCGCCTCATGGAGACCTGGAGAAGACTAGTCCTAAGGAGCACCGACGAAGCGTGAGGAAGAGGCTGGAGGTGGACGGCAAAGAGAAGCCGGAGAGGACCTCTCCGAAGCGCAGAGCCGAAAGGACTCTGACCTCCTCCCCGGAGACCAACGAGGATTCTCCCAAGCCTAAGCACCGACACAAGAAGAGCAGCCGTCGTCACCACTCCCCCAACAAGCCGCGGGAGAAGTTCAGCTACGACGAGAAACACATAGCCAAGTATCGGGAAAAGGCTCGTATGACCCCGCCTTTACCAGACCTCCGCGTAGACTTCTTCAACGAAACGGTGGATGGTTGCCAAGTGGATTCGTTGCATGTTTCCGGCGAAAAGCGCGGCAGCGTGTGTCTCAACAAATGTTTACGAGAGGTGGGGGCCCAGCTTGAAGCATCTGCCACATCACCTATAAATGTTACTACTAATCCTTTGGAAAATTCAGTGCACTTTGGTGGCCGTAAAGCTCCGCAAGCTACCATTGTCGTTCAACAGCCGTCGCTCAGTTTGGATCACTCGAACGTGTCTACGATCCTGCTGAAAAACGGAAGTGAATTCGTGTCGAACGTGGAAAGTGCAGGGAATAAGTTGAGTTTCAAGAGACAGAAAGAAGAAAACATGAAGCAGCTGCTGGACGTCGCGAATAATCTGACACTGGAAGAGATTCACGATTTCGAAATGAG GTACGGCAGTCCGCACCACAATCGATCCCAGTCGGTGAAGACTCCGGGACGTTCTTCCGGCAGACCGAATTATCTGTGTTTGCCCCAGCAAAGGTCTCGAGTGGCGTCGATGCCCAACACGGGCGTTGAAGAGGAGTATTATCGGCTGCGACACTTCTCGATCACTGGAAAGGGCGTCGTCAATAGAGGTGACAGTCTGAAAAGCCGCAGATCCAGGTCCAATAATTCGGTGGCTTCCAGCAATTCGAG caCAGAGCAGCTTCCTGGCGCGGTGTCAGCAGCAGGATCGGCACGTACATCCGCTTCCTGCAGTCTGGCGTCCTCGAGGGAGTCCTCTACGAGCGCCCCCGGACCCACCCCGTACAAAGTCCTGATGTTGGGAGGCCCGGCCGTCGGCAAATCCTCACTGGTTTCCCAGTTTATGACTTCCGAGTATCTTCACGCTTACGACACCAGCATAG ATAGCGAAAACTGCCATGGGATTAGTCTAAGGATCGAATTCGTGTCTGGTGAGGTAAACAAGCAGG ATGATGAAAGCGGCGAGAAATCCGTGTCCGTTCTGTTGGCCGGAGAAGAGTCCGAACTCACTTTTATAGATTTCGCCACGGCTGACCTGTCG cCCGACAGCTGTATAAATAAGTACACGGACCCTAACGCGTACTGCGTCGTTTACTCGAGTGCAGACCGCTCCAGTCTCGCCTGTGCAGAAAAAATCCTTCAGACCCTGTGGACACTGGACACCATCAGCACGAAGGCAGTTATCCTAGTTGCAAACAAAGCCGATCTCGTCAGGTCCAAAGTCGTCTCGACCGAAG AGGGAAAATCGATGGCGACGTCGTACGATTGCAAGTACATAGAGACATCTGTGGGCATCAATCACAACGTGGACGAACTGCTGGTAGGAATCCTCACTCAGATCCGCTTGAAATTGGAAAACCCGGAGAGATCGAGGGATCTGTTCCGCAAGAGGAGCTCGTCGAAGAAGAATCTGAACAGGAACAGGTCTCCGGCTTCCGGGACCGGAACGCCGACGGGAAGCGCCCAAAACTCGCCGAAGAAGTACAGGGGTTCGCGCACATCGGCCAGCCTCAAAGTCAGGAATTTGCTGGGGAAGGTCTGGGCGAGGGACAGCAAGTCGAAATCGTGCGAAAATCTGCACGTCTTGTAA